Part of the Bradyrhizobium sp. AZCC 1721 genome, CCCCTCCGTCGGCGCGCTGAAGCGCATCCTCGACGGGTTGCCGATGGGGCTCGCCGAGTTCTTCGCGATCGAGCCGGAGCGGCCGCGCAAGGCGTTCTACCGCTCTGACGAGCTGACCGAAATCGGCAAGCAGCCGATTTCCTACCGCCAAGTCGGCGACAATCTGTTCGGCCGCGCGTTGCAGATTCTCAAAGAGCGCTATGAGCCGGGCAGCGACACCGGCCGGGTACCGCTGACGCATGACGGCGAGGAAGGCGGCATCGTGGTGAGCGGCCGGCTGGAAGTGACCGTCGACGACGAACGCCGCATCCTCGATCCCGGCGATGCCTATTATTTCGAAAGCCGCCGCCCGCACCGCTTCCGCTGCGTCGGCGGAAAGCCGTGCGAGGTGATAAGTGCCTGCACGCCGCCAACGTTTTGAGCAGCCAAGGCTGCGTACTCATCAATCCGCTACTTGCAACGACAGGCTTTGGCTTTCAATACTCGGGCACAATTAGATTTCGGCCCAAGGAGGGTTCATGTATGAACCGGTGTTAAACTTGGACGGCGTTGTCCTCTCACCTCAAAAAGAGCTTGTGCGCATGTTCTACAAGGAGATGTGGGATCGTGCGGACAAAAGTCTAATCCCCTCCATTTTCCATCCGGACTTCACGTTTCGTGGCTCTCTCGGTCCTTCGCTGGTCGGGCATGGCCAATTCGCCGAATACGTGGATTGG contains:
- a CDS encoding cupin domain-containing protein: MSVDIGGRLRFVRARHKLSQRELAKRSGVTNSTISLIESNQMNPSVGALKRILDGLPMGLAEFFAIEPERPRKAFYRSDELTEIGKQPISYRQVGDNLFGRALQILKERYEPGSDTGRVPLTHDGEEGGIVVSGRLEVTVDDERRILDPGDAYYFESRRPHRFRCVGGKPCEVISACTPPTF